A window of the Cucurbita pepo subsp. pepo cultivar mu-cu-16 chromosome LG01, ASM280686v2, whole genome shotgun sequence genome harbors these coding sequences:
- the LOC111801582 gene encoding putative UDP-glucuronate:xylan alpha-glucuronosyltransferase 3 isoform X4, giving the protein MRTLPLSPTEPRYRLFSSTNSEETSKRRFQRIKDFKVVERALHIPFRDRVLNCKPSLKLVLVIIVLGTIVTLFHSPAVHVSDHPLKGSRWTGRDARYISLSEVNWDEISDVVESLTDRDKYQGIGLLNFNDSEVDHWKELFLEAEHVVLRLEHAANNLTWEALYPEWIDEEEEFEVPSCPSLPQLQIPTKPRIDLVAVKLPCDKSGRWTRDVARLHLQLEAARVAASAKGNRYVHVLLVTECFPFPNLFRCKELITHEGNVWLYRPSLNILRDKLRLPIGSCELSVPLKAKEYFYSERANREAYATILHSAHVYVCGAIAAAQSIRMTGSTRDLVILVDETIGEYHRGGLEAAGWKVHTIQRIRNPKAERDAYNEWNYSKFRLWQLTSYDKIIFIDADMLILRNIDFLFEMPEITATGNNATLFNSGVMVIEPSNCTFQLLMDHINEIESYNGGDQGYLNEIFTWWHRIPKHMNFLKHFWEGDEEEKKEMKTRLFGADPPILYVLHYLGNKPWICFRDYDCNWNVDLLQEFASNVAHKRWWKVHDAMPENLQKFCLLRSKQKAQLEWDRRQAEKGNFTNGHWKIKIKDPRLNTCFEDFCFWESMLWHWGETNWTDNSTVTPSPSITTSVSLSSL; this is encoded by the exons CAGTGAAGAAACAAGCAAGAGAAGGTTCCAAAGAATTAAAGATTTCAAAGTTGTTGAGAGGGCCCTCCATATTCCTTTTCGTGATAGGGTTTTGAACTGCAAACCTTCGTTAAAACTCGTGCTGGTTATTATTGTATTAGGAACGATAGTGACTCTCTTCCATTCACCTGCAGTTCATGTTTCAGATCATCCATTAAAAGGATCTAG ATGGACAGGTAGAGATGCTCGTTATATATCCTTGTCGGAAGTCAACTGGGATGAGATTTCTGATGTTGTCGAGTCACTGACTGACCGGGACAAGTATCAGGGAATTGGTTTGCTCAACTTTAATGATAGTGAGGTTGACCACTGGAAAGAACTCTTTCTGGAAGCAGAGCATGTTGTTCTTCGTCTAGAACATGCAGCCAACAATTTAACATGGGAAGCCCTATACCCCGAATGGAttgatgaggaagaagagTTTGAGGTCCCCTCTTGTCCTTCTTTACCACAGCTTCAGATTCCTACAAAACCCCGTATAGATCTTGTAGCCGTGAAGCTGCCATGTGACAAATCAGGTCGGTGGACAAGAGATGTGGCTCGGTTGCACTTGCAACTTGAAGCAGCTAGGGTTGCTGCATCTGCTAAAGGAAATCGTTACGTACATGTACTGTTGGTGACCGAATGCTTTCCTTTCCCAAATCTCTTTCGATGCAAAGAACTTATCACACATGAAGGGAATGTATGGCTTTATAGACCTAGCTTGAATATCTTGAGGGACAAACTACGGCTCCCCATTGGGTCATGTGAACTTTCAGTTCCTCTAAAGGCTAAAG AATACTTTTATTCGGAACGAGCAAACAGAGAAGCATATGCAACAATTTTGCACTCTGCACATGTATACGTCTGTGGAGCTATTGCAGCTGCTCAAAGTATCCGCATGACTGGTTCGACACGAGATCTTGTAATACTTGTTGATGAAACAATTGGTGAGTACCACAGAGGAGGCCTGGAGGCAGCTGGTTGGAAGGTCCATACCATCCAAAGAATCAGGAACCCAAAAGCTGAACGAGATGCGTACAACGAATGGAACTACAGCAAATTTCGTCTTTGGCAGTTGACAAGCTATGATAAGATAATTTTTATAGATGCTGACATGCTCATTCTTagaaatattgattttctctTTGAGATGCCTGAGATAACTGCAACAGGGAACAATGCAACATTATTCAACTCGGGAGTTATGGTGATCGAACCATCAAATTGCACTTTTCAGTTGCTAATGGATCACATCAATGAGATAGAGTCTTATAACGGTGGTGATCAGGGGTATCTAAATGAAATCTTCACATGGTGGCATCGCATACCGAAGCACATGAACTTCTTGAAGCACTTCTGGGAAGGCGAcgaggaagagaagaaggagatGAAGACTCGGCTTTTCGGAGCTGACCCTCCAATCCTCTATGTCCTCCATTATTTAGGTAACAAACCATGGATTTGCTTCCGGGACTACGATTGCAATTGGAATGTAGACCTTCTACAGGAGTTTGCTAGCAATGTTGCACATAAGAGATGGTGGAAGGTGCACGACGCCATGCCCGAAAACCTGCAGAAATTCTGTTTGCTTCGATCCAAGCAGAAGGCGCAATTGGAGTGGGACCGAAGGCAGGCGGAGAAAGGTAACTTCACCAATGGTCACTGGAAAATAAAGATCAAAGACCCTCGTTTGAATACATGCTTCGAAGATTTTTGCTTCTGGGAGAGTATGTTGTGGCATTGGGGTGAAACAAACTGGACAGACAATTCTACTGTCACTCCATCTCCAAGTATCACTACTTCAGTTTCCCTCTCATCTCTGtaa
- the LOC111801582 gene encoding putative UDP-glucuronate:xylan alpha-glucuronosyltransferase 3 isoform X1 has translation MRTLPLSPTEPRYRLFSSTNSEETSKRRFQRIKDFKVVERALHIPFRDRVLNCKPSLKLVLVIIVLGTIVTLFHSPAVHVSDHPLKGSSRWTGRDARYISLSEVNWDEISDVVESLTDRDKYQGIGLLNFNDSEVDHWKELFLEAEHVVLRLEHAANNLTWEALYPEWIDEEEEFEVPSCPSLPQLQIPTKPRIDLVAVKLPCDKSGRWTRDVARLHLQLEAARVAASAKGNRYVHVLLVTECFPFPNLFRCKELITHEGNVWLYRPSLNILRDKLRLPIGSCELSVPLKAKEYFYSERANREAYATILHSAHVYVCGAIAAAQSIRMTGSTRDLVILVDETIGEYHRGGLEAAGWKVHTIQRIRNPKAERDAYNEWNYSKFRLWQLTSYDKIIFIDADMLILRNIDFLFEMPEITATGNNATLFNSGVMVIEPSNCTFQLLMDHINEIESYNGGDQGYLNEIFTWWHRIPKHMNFLKHFWEGDEEEKKEMKTRLFGADPPILYVLHYLGNKPWICFRDYDCNWNVDLLQEFASNVAHKRWWKVHDAMPENLQKFCLLRSKQKAQLEWDRRQAEKGNFTNGHWKIKIKDPRLNTCFEDFCFWESMLWHWGETNWTDNSTVTPSPSITTSVSLSSL, from the exons ATGAGAACGCTTCCCCTGAGCCCCACTGAACCTAGATATCGATTGTTTTCTTCTACTAA CAGTGAAGAAACAAGCAAGAGAAGGTTCCAAAGAATTAAAGATTTCAAAGTTGTTGAGAGGGCCCTCCATATTCCTTTTCGTGATAGGGTTTTGAACTGCAAACCTTCGTTAAAACTCGTGCTGGTTATTATTGTATTAGGAACGATAGTGACTCTCTTCCATTCACCTGCAGTTCATGTTTCAGATCATCCATTAAAAGGATCTAG CAGATGGACAGGTAGAGATGCTCGTTATATATCCTTGTCGGAAGTCAACTGGGATGAGATTTCTGATGTTGTCGAGTCACTGACTGACCGGGACAAGTATCAGGGAATTGGTTTGCTCAACTTTAATGATAGTGAGGTTGACCACTGGAAAGAACTCTTTCTGGAAGCAGAGCATGTTGTTCTTCGTCTAGAACATGCAGCCAACAATTTAACATGGGAAGCCCTATACCCCGAATGGAttgatgaggaagaagagTTTGAGGTCCCCTCTTGTCCTTCTTTACCACAGCTTCAGATTCCTACAAAACCCCGTATAGATCTTGTAGCCGTGAAGCTGCCATGTGACAAATCAGGTCGGTGGACAAGAGATGTGGCTCGGTTGCACTTGCAACTTGAAGCAGCTAGGGTTGCTGCATCTGCTAAAGGAAATCGTTACGTACATGTACTGTTGGTGACCGAATGCTTTCCTTTCCCAAATCTCTTTCGATGCAAAGAACTTATCACACATGAAGGGAATGTATGGCTTTATAGACCTAGCTTGAATATCTTGAGGGACAAACTACGGCTCCCCATTGGGTCATGTGAACTTTCAGTTCCTCTAAAGGCTAAAG AATACTTTTATTCGGAACGAGCAAACAGAGAAGCATATGCAACAATTTTGCACTCTGCACATGTATACGTCTGTGGAGCTATTGCAGCTGCTCAAAGTATCCGCATGACTGGTTCGACACGAGATCTTGTAATACTTGTTGATGAAACAATTGGTGAGTACCACAGAGGAGGCCTGGAGGCAGCTGGTTGGAAGGTCCATACCATCCAAAGAATCAGGAACCCAAAAGCTGAACGAGATGCGTACAACGAATGGAACTACAGCAAATTTCGTCTTTGGCAGTTGACAAGCTATGATAAGATAATTTTTATAGATGCTGACATGCTCATTCTTagaaatattgattttctctTTGAGATGCCTGAGATAACTGCAACAGGGAACAATGCAACATTATTCAACTCGGGAGTTATGGTGATCGAACCATCAAATTGCACTTTTCAGTTGCTAATGGATCACATCAATGAGATAGAGTCTTATAACGGTGGTGATCAGGGGTATCTAAATGAAATCTTCACATGGTGGCATCGCATACCGAAGCACATGAACTTCTTGAAGCACTTCTGGGAAGGCGAcgaggaagagaagaaggagatGAAGACTCGGCTTTTCGGAGCTGACCCTCCAATCCTCTATGTCCTCCATTATTTAGGTAACAAACCATGGATTTGCTTCCGGGACTACGATTGCAATTGGAATGTAGACCTTCTACAGGAGTTTGCTAGCAATGTTGCACATAAGAGATGGTGGAAGGTGCACGACGCCATGCCCGAAAACCTGCAGAAATTCTGTTTGCTTCGATCCAAGCAGAAGGCGCAATTGGAGTGGGACCGAAGGCAGGCGGAGAAAGGTAACTTCACCAATGGTCACTGGAAAATAAAGATCAAAGACCCTCGTTTGAATACATGCTTCGAAGATTTTTGCTTCTGGGAGAGTATGTTGTGGCATTGGGGTGAAACAAACTGGACAGACAATTCTACTGTCACTCCATCTCCAAGTATCACTACTTCAGTTTCCCTCTCATCTCTGtaa
- the LOC111801582 gene encoding putative UDP-glucuronate:xylan alpha-glucuronosyltransferase 3 isoform X7, producing the protein MHTNCCSELEETSKRRFQRIKDFKVVERALHIPFRDRVLNCKPSLKLVLVIIVLGTIVTLFHSPAVHVSDHPLKGSSRWTGRDARYISLSEVNWDEISDVVESLTDRDKYQGIGLLNFNDSEVDHWKELFLEAEHVVLRLEHAANNLTWEALYPEWIDEEEEFEVPSCPSLPQLQIPTKPRIDLVAVKLPCDKSGRWTRDVARLHLQLEAARVAASAKGNRYVHVLLVTECFPFPNLFRCKELITHEGNVWLYRPSLNILRDKLRLPIGSCELSVPLKAKEYFYSERANREAYATILHSAHVYVCGAIAAAQSIRMTGSTRDLVILVDETIGEYHRGGLEAAGWKVHTIQRIRNPKAERDAYNEWNYSKFRLWQLTSYDKIIFIDADMLILRNIDFLFEMPEITATGNNATLFNSGVMVIEPSNCTFQLLMDHINEIESYNGGDQGYLNEIFTWWHRIPKHMNFLKHFWEGDEEEKKEMKTRLFGADPPILYVLHYLGNKPWICFRDYDCNWNVDLLQEFASNVAHKRWWKVHDAMPENLQKFCLLRSKQKAQLEWDRRQAEKGNFTNGHWKIKIKDPRLNTCFEDFCFWESMLWHWGETNWTDNSTVTPSPSITTSVSLSSL; encoded by the exons ATGCATACGAATTGCTGCTCTGAACT TGAAGAAACAAGCAAGAGAAGGTTCCAAAGAATTAAAGATTTCAAAGTTGTTGAGAGGGCCCTCCATATTCCTTTTCGTGATAGGGTTTTGAACTGCAAACCTTCGTTAAAACTCGTGCTGGTTATTATTGTATTAGGAACGATAGTGACTCTCTTCCATTCACCTGCAGTTCATGTTTCAGATCATCCATTAAAAGGATCTAG CAGATGGACAGGTAGAGATGCTCGTTATATATCCTTGTCGGAAGTCAACTGGGATGAGATTTCTGATGTTGTCGAGTCACTGACTGACCGGGACAAGTATCAGGGAATTGGTTTGCTCAACTTTAATGATAGTGAGGTTGACCACTGGAAAGAACTCTTTCTGGAAGCAGAGCATGTTGTTCTTCGTCTAGAACATGCAGCCAACAATTTAACATGGGAAGCCCTATACCCCGAATGGAttgatgaggaagaagagTTTGAGGTCCCCTCTTGTCCTTCTTTACCACAGCTTCAGATTCCTACAAAACCCCGTATAGATCTTGTAGCCGTGAAGCTGCCATGTGACAAATCAGGTCGGTGGACAAGAGATGTGGCTCGGTTGCACTTGCAACTTGAAGCAGCTAGGGTTGCTGCATCTGCTAAAGGAAATCGTTACGTACATGTACTGTTGGTGACCGAATGCTTTCCTTTCCCAAATCTCTTTCGATGCAAAGAACTTATCACACATGAAGGGAATGTATGGCTTTATAGACCTAGCTTGAATATCTTGAGGGACAAACTACGGCTCCCCATTGGGTCATGTGAACTTTCAGTTCCTCTAAAGGCTAAAG AATACTTTTATTCGGAACGAGCAAACAGAGAAGCATATGCAACAATTTTGCACTCTGCACATGTATACGTCTGTGGAGCTATTGCAGCTGCTCAAAGTATCCGCATGACTGGTTCGACACGAGATCTTGTAATACTTGTTGATGAAACAATTGGTGAGTACCACAGAGGAGGCCTGGAGGCAGCTGGTTGGAAGGTCCATACCATCCAAAGAATCAGGAACCCAAAAGCTGAACGAGATGCGTACAACGAATGGAACTACAGCAAATTTCGTCTTTGGCAGTTGACAAGCTATGATAAGATAATTTTTATAGATGCTGACATGCTCATTCTTagaaatattgattttctctTTGAGATGCCTGAGATAACTGCAACAGGGAACAATGCAACATTATTCAACTCGGGAGTTATGGTGATCGAACCATCAAATTGCACTTTTCAGTTGCTAATGGATCACATCAATGAGATAGAGTCTTATAACGGTGGTGATCAGGGGTATCTAAATGAAATCTTCACATGGTGGCATCGCATACCGAAGCACATGAACTTCTTGAAGCACTTCTGGGAAGGCGAcgaggaagagaagaaggagatGAAGACTCGGCTTTTCGGAGCTGACCCTCCAATCCTCTATGTCCTCCATTATTTAGGTAACAAACCATGGATTTGCTTCCGGGACTACGATTGCAATTGGAATGTAGACCTTCTACAGGAGTTTGCTAGCAATGTTGCACATAAGAGATGGTGGAAGGTGCACGACGCCATGCCCGAAAACCTGCAGAAATTCTGTTTGCTTCGATCCAAGCAGAAGGCGCAATTGGAGTGGGACCGAAGGCAGGCGGAGAAAGGTAACTTCACCAATGGTCACTGGAAAATAAAGATCAAAGACCCTCGTTTGAATACATGCTTCGAAGATTTTTGCTTCTGGGAGAGTATGTTGTGGCATTGGGGTGAAACAAACTGGACAGACAATTCTACTGTCACTCCATCTCCAAGTATCACTACTTCAGTTTCCCTCTCATCTCTGtaa
- the LOC111801582 gene encoding putative UDP-glucuronate:xylan alpha-glucuronosyltransferase 3 isoform X8: protein MHTNCCSELEETSKRRFQRIKDFKVVERALHIPFRDRVLNCKPSLKLVLVIIVLGTIVTLFHSPAVHVSDHPLKGSRWTGRDARYISLSEVNWDEISDVVESLTDRDKYQGIGLLNFNDSEVDHWKELFLEAEHVVLRLEHAANNLTWEALYPEWIDEEEEFEVPSCPSLPQLQIPTKPRIDLVAVKLPCDKSGRWTRDVARLHLQLEAARVAASAKGNRYVHVLLVTECFPFPNLFRCKELITHEGNVWLYRPSLNILRDKLRLPIGSCELSVPLKAKEYFYSERANREAYATILHSAHVYVCGAIAAAQSIRMTGSTRDLVILVDETIGEYHRGGLEAAGWKVHTIQRIRNPKAERDAYNEWNYSKFRLWQLTSYDKIIFIDADMLILRNIDFLFEMPEITATGNNATLFNSGVMVIEPSNCTFQLLMDHINEIESYNGGDQGYLNEIFTWWHRIPKHMNFLKHFWEGDEEEKKEMKTRLFGADPPILYVLHYLGNKPWICFRDYDCNWNVDLLQEFASNVAHKRWWKVHDAMPENLQKFCLLRSKQKAQLEWDRRQAEKGNFTNGHWKIKIKDPRLNTCFEDFCFWESMLWHWGETNWTDNSTVTPSPSITTSVSLSSL, encoded by the exons TGAAGAAACAAGCAAGAGAAGGTTCCAAAGAATTAAAGATTTCAAAGTTGTTGAGAGGGCCCTCCATATTCCTTTTCGTGATAGGGTTTTGAACTGCAAACCTTCGTTAAAACTCGTGCTGGTTATTATTGTATTAGGAACGATAGTGACTCTCTTCCATTCACCTGCAGTTCATGTTTCAGATCATCCATTAAAAGGATCTAG ATGGACAGGTAGAGATGCTCGTTATATATCCTTGTCGGAAGTCAACTGGGATGAGATTTCTGATGTTGTCGAGTCACTGACTGACCGGGACAAGTATCAGGGAATTGGTTTGCTCAACTTTAATGATAGTGAGGTTGACCACTGGAAAGAACTCTTTCTGGAAGCAGAGCATGTTGTTCTTCGTCTAGAACATGCAGCCAACAATTTAACATGGGAAGCCCTATACCCCGAATGGAttgatgaggaagaagagTTTGAGGTCCCCTCTTGTCCTTCTTTACCACAGCTTCAGATTCCTACAAAACCCCGTATAGATCTTGTAGCCGTGAAGCTGCCATGTGACAAATCAGGTCGGTGGACAAGAGATGTGGCTCGGTTGCACTTGCAACTTGAAGCAGCTAGGGTTGCTGCATCTGCTAAAGGAAATCGTTACGTACATGTACTGTTGGTGACCGAATGCTTTCCTTTCCCAAATCTCTTTCGATGCAAAGAACTTATCACACATGAAGGGAATGTATGGCTTTATAGACCTAGCTTGAATATCTTGAGGGACAAACTACGGCTCCCCATTGGGTCATGTGAACTTTCAGTTCCTCTAAAGGCTAAAG AATACTTTTATTCGGAACGAGCAAACAGAGAAGCATATGCAACAATTTTGCACTCTGCACATGTATACGTCTGTGGAGCTATTGCAGCTGCTCAAAGTATCCGCATGACTGGTTCGACACGAGATCTTGTAATACTTGTTGATGAAACAATTGGTGAGTACCACAGAGGAGGCCTGGAGGCAGCTGGTTGGAAGGTCCATACCATCCAAAGAATCAGGAACCCAAAAGCTGAACGAGATGCGTACAACGAATGGAACTACAGCAAATTTCGTCTTTGGCAGTTGACAAGCTATGATAAGATAATTTTTATAGATGCTGACATGCTCATTCTTagaaatattgattttctctTTGAGATGCCTGAGATAACTGCAACAGGGAACAATGCAACATTATTCAACTCGGGAGTTATGGTGATCGAACCATCAAATTGCACTTTTCAGTTGCTAATGGATCACATCAATGAGATAGAGTCTTATAACGGTGGTGATCAGGGGTATCTAAATGAAATCTTCACATGGTGGCATCGCATACCGAAGCACATGAACTTCTTGAAGCACTTCTGGGAAGGCGAcgaggaagagaagaaggagatGAAGACTCGGCTTTTCGGAGCTGACCCTCCAATCCTCTATGTCCTCCATTATTTAGGTAACAAACCATGGATTTGCTTCCGGGACTACGATTGCAATTGGAATGTAGACCTTCTACAGGAGTTTGCTAGCAATGTTGCACATAAGAGATGGTGGAAGGTGCACGACGCCATGCCCGAAAACCTGCAGAAATTCTGTTTGCTTCGATCCAAGCAGAAGGCGCAATTGGAGTGGGACCGAAGGCAGGCGGAGAAAGGTAACTTCACCAATGGTCACTGGAAAATAAAGATCAAAGACCCTCGTTTGAATACATGCTTCGAAGATTTTTGCTTCTGGGAGAGTATGTTGTGGCATTGGGGTGAAACAAACTGGACAGACAATTCTACTGTCACTCCATCTCCAAGTATCACTACTTCAGTTTCCCTCTCATCTCTGtaa
- the LOC111801582 gene encoding putative UDP-glucuronate:xylan alpha-glucuronosyltransferase 3 isoform X3, translated as MRTLPLSPTEPRYRLFSSTNEETSKRRFQRIKDFKVVERALHIPFRDRVLNCKPSLKLVLVIIVLGTIVTLFHSPAVHVSDHPLKGSSRWTGRDARYISLSEVNWDEISDVVESLTDRDKYQGIGLLNFNDSEVDHWKELFLEAEHVVLRLEHAANNLTWEALYPEWIDEEEEFEVPSCPSLPQLQIPTKPRIDLVAVKLPCDKSGRWTRDVARLHLQLEAARVAASAKGNRYVHVLLVTECFPFPNLFRCKELITHEGNVWLYRPSLNILRDKLRLPIGSCELSVPLKAKEYFYSERANREAYATILHSAHVYVCGAIAAAQSIRMTGSTRDLVILVDETIGEYHRGGLEAAGWKVHTIQRIRNPKAERDAYNEWNYSKFRLWQLTSYDKIIFIDADMLILRNIDFLFEMPEITATGNNATLFNSGVMVIEPSNCTFQLLMDHINEIESYNGGDQGYLNEIFTWWHRIPKHMNFLKHFWEGDEEEKKEMKTRLFGADPPILYVLHYLGNKPWICFRDYDCNWNVDLLQEFASNVAHKRWWKVHDAMPENLQKFCLLRSKQKAQLEWDRRQAEKGNFTNGHWKIKIKDPRLNTCFEDFCFWESMLWHWGETNWTDNSTVTPSPSITTSVSLSSL; from the exons ATGAGAACGCTTCCCCTGAGCCCCACTGAACCTAGATATCGATTGTTTTCTTCTACTAA TGAAGAAACAAGCAAGAGAAGGTTCCAAAGAATTAAAGATTTCAAAGTTGTTGAGAGGGCCCTCCATATTCCTTTTCGTGATAGGGTTTTGAACTGCAAACCTTCGTTAAAACTCGTGCTGGTTATTATTGTATTAGGAACGATAGTGACTCTCTTCCATTCACCTGCAGTTCATGTTTCAGATCATCCATTAAAAGGATCTAG CAGATGGACAGGTAGAGATGCTCGTTATATATCCTTGTCGGAAGTCAACTGGGATGAGATTTCTGATGTTGTCGAGTCACTGACTGACCGGGACAAGTATCAGGGAATTGGTTTGCTCAACTTTAATGATAGTGAGGTTGACCACTGGAAAGAACTCTTTCTGGAAGCAGAGCATGTTGTTCTTCGTCTAGAACATGCAGCCAACAATTTAACATGGGAAGCCCTATACCCCGAATGGAttgatgaggaagaagagTTTGAGGTCCCCTCTTGTCCTTCTTTACCACAGCTTCAGATTCCTACAAAACCCCGTATAGATCTTGTAGCCGTGAAGCTGCCATGTGACAAATCAGGTCGGTGGACAAGAGATGTGGCTCGGTTGCACTTGCAACTTGAAGCAGCTAGGGTTGCTGCATCTGCTAAAGGAAATCGTTACGTACATGTACTGTTGGTGACCGAATGCTTTCCTTTCCCAAATCTCTTTCGATGCAAAGAACTTATCACACATGAAGGGAATGTATGGCTTTATAGACCTAGCTTGAATATCTTGAGGGACAAACTACGGCTCCCCATTGGGTCATGTGAACTTTCAGTTCCTCTAAAGGCTAAAG AATACTTTTATTCGGAACGAGCAAACAGAGAAGCATATGCAACAATTTTGCACTCTGCACATGTATACGTCTGTGGAGCTATTGCAGCTGCTCAAAGTATCCGCATGACTGGTTCGACACGAGATCTTGTAATACTTGTTGATGAAACAATTGGTGAGTACCACAGAGGAGGCCTGGAGGCAGCTGGTTGGAAGGTCCATACCATCCAAAGAATCAGGAACCCAAAAGCTGAACGAGATGCGTACAACGAATGGAACTACAGCAAATTTCGTCTTTGGCAGTTGACAAGCTATGATAAGATAATTTTTATAGATGCTGACATGCTCATTCTTagaaatattgattttctctTTGAGATGCCTGAGATAACTGCAACAGGGAACAATGCAACATTATTCAACTCGGGAGTTATGGTGATCGAACCATCAAATTGCACTTTTCAGTTGCTAATGGATCACATCAATGAGATAGAGTCTTATAACGGTGGTGATCAGGGGTATCTAAATGAAATCTTCACATGGTGGCATCGCATACCGAAGCACATGAACTTCTTGAAGCACTTCTGGGAAGGCGAcgaggaagagaagaaggagatGAAGACTCGGCTTTTCGGAGCTGACCCTCCAATCCTCTATGTCCTCCATTATTTAGGTAACAAACCATGGATTTGCTTCCGGGACTACGATTGCAATTGGAATGTAGACCTTCTACAGGAGTTTGCTAGCAATGTTGCACATAAGAGATGGTGGAAGGTGCACGACGCCATGCCCGAAAACCTGCAGAAATTCTGTTTGCTTCGATCCAAGCAGAAGGCGCAATTGGAGTGGGACCGAAGGCAGGCGGAGAAAGGTAACTTCACCAATGGTCACTGGAAAATAAAGATCAAAGACCCTCGTTTGAATACATGCTTCGAAGATTTTTGCTTCTGGGAGAGTATGTTGTGGCATTGGGGTGAAACAAACTGGACAGACAATTCTACTGTCACTCCATCTCCAAGTATCACTACTTCAGTTTCCCTCTCATCTCTGtaa